A genome region from Pseudomonas anguilliseptica includes the following:
- a CDS encoding alpha/beta fold hydrolase — translation MKPAIAVVDIHRTFKVHTEFYANPSARKTIILINGSLATTAAFAQTIKYLQPQFNVVLYDQPYAGQSKPHNSHSRPISKEDEAAILLELIEQFQVDYLLSFSWGGVAAMLALAQRPARIEKAVITSFSPLLNAPMLDYLEKGMTYLHAIDGEKVGHLVNSTIGKYLPSLFKRYNHRHISSLDSHEYLQMHAHINQVVHMDNHCQMDCLAAIDIPLLFINGEHDEYTSPDDVRLFAEHLSDCQFAIINNAGHFLDMEHKKAWLQSQAVMLGFLQAPARNSSSYRPQHDQHHAIAV, via the coding sequence ATGAAGCCAGCCATCGCTGTCGTCGATATTCACAGGACGTTCAAGGTACACACGGAGTTTTACGCCAACCCCAGCGCACGCAAGACCATCATCCTGATCAACGGTTCGCTGGCCACCACCGCCGCCTTTGCGCAAACCATCAAGTACCTGCAGCCGCAGTTCAATGTGGTGCTTTACGATCAGCCCTACGCTGGCCAGTCCAAACCGCACAACAGCCATAGCCGGCCCATCAGCAAGGAAGATGAAGCCGCCATCCTGCTCGAGCTGATCGAACAGTTTCAGGTCGACTACCTGCTGTCGTTCTCCTGGGGCGGCGTCGCAGCCATGCTGGCCCTGGCGCAACGCCCGGCGCGTATCGAAAAGGCGGTGATCACCTCCTTCTCGCCGCTGCTCAACGCGCCGATGCTCGACTATCTGGAAAAAGGCATGACCTACCTGCATGCCATAGACGGCGAAAAGGTCGGTCATCTGGTCAACAGCACCATCGGCAAATACCTGCCCTCACTGTTCAAGCGCTACAACCATCGCCATATCAGCAGCTTGGACAGTCACGAGTACCTGCAGATGCACGCGCACATCAACCAGGTGGTGCACATGGACAACCACTGCCAGATGGACTGCCTGGCGGCCATCGACATCCCGCTGCTGTTTATCAACGGCGAGCACGACGAATACACCTCGCCGGATGACGTGCGCCTGTTTGCGGAGCACCTGAGCGACTGCCAGTTCGCCATCATCAACAACGCCGGGCACTTTCTCGATATGGAGCACAAGAAGGCCTGGCTGCAGAGTCAGGCCGTGATGCTGGGCTTCCTGCAGGCCCCGGCACGCAACAGCTCCAGCTACCGCCCACAGCACGACCAGCACCACGCGATAGCCGTATGA
- a CDS encoding cold-shock protein yields the protein MSNRQNGTVKWFNDEKGFGFITPESGPDLFVHFRAIQGNGFKSLKEGQKVSFIAVQGQKGMQADEVQIQE from the coding sequence ATGTCGAATCGTCAGAACGGTACCGTCAAGTGGTTTAACGACGAGAAAGGTTTTGGTTTTATCACTCCAGAAAGCGGTCCGGATCTGTTCGTACACTTCCGCGCGATCCAAGGCAACGGCTTCAAGAGCCTGAAAGAAGGCCAAAAAGTCAGCTTTATCGCTGTGCAAGGCCAGAAAGGCATGCAGGCTGACGAAGTGCAAATCCAGGAGTAA
- a CDS encoding RDD family protein: MPKHLLRPQGEFPSAGLIRRLAAMFYDFLLCIALLIVVTFIYKLILMGFYGEAQLKQMSDAGALDGDPLLSTVLFLSLFGFFAKFWTHNGQTLGMQVWGLRIQNSDGTAISLWQALLRFLVAIGSWLLLGLGFFWVLWDKEKRSWHDIYSDSQVIQLPKNIHKK, from the coding sequence ATGCCGAAACACCTACTGCGCCCGCAGGGTGAATTCCCCAGCGCGGGACTGATCCGCCGCCTCGCCGCGATGTTCTATGACTTTCTGCTGTGCATCGCCTTGCTGATCGTCGTGACCTTTATCTACAAGTTGATCCTGATGGGTTTCTACGGAGAGGCGCAGCTCAAACAGATGTCCGACGCAGGCGCATTAGATGGCGACCCCCTGCTCTCGACTGTGCTGTTTCTCAGCCTGTTTGGCTTCTTCGCCAAATTCTGGACGCACAACGGCCAGACCCTGGGCATGCAGGTGTGGGGCCTACGTATTCAGAACAGCGACGGTACAGCGATCAGCCTATGGCAAGCATTGCTGCGCTTTCTGGTCGCCATTGGTTCCTGGCTACTGCTGGGCCTGGGCTTTTTCTGGGTGCTTTGGGATAAAGAAAAGCGCAGCTGGCATGACATCTACTCGGACAGCCAGGTGATTCAGCTGCCGAAGAATATCCACAAGAAGTAA
- a CDS encoding pseudouridine synthase, with amino-acid sequence MRLDRFLSNLPQLNRQSARQLLASGRVQVDGAVVCDGLREVSQFSRIEVDSELKQAGKPARYFMLHKPIGVVSATEHEQHRTVLDLLDEPDKSELHLAGRLDLNTSGLLLLTNDGQWSRRLTEPRSRLGKVYRVETEQPITSEYIEVFARGLYFAYEDLTTLPAELVILDSHSALLTLHEGRYHQVKRMFGHFQNKVIGLHRLSMGAIQLDPQLLPGQYRALSTTEIAGI; translated from the coding sequence ATGCGCCTCGACCGTTTTCTCAGCAACCTGCCCCAGCTCAATCGCCAAAGCGCCCGCCAACTGCTGGCCAGCGGCCGCGTACAAGTTGACGGTGCAGTGGTCTGCGATGGTCTGCGCGAAGTCAGCCAGTTCAGTCGCATAGAGGTGGATAGCGAGCTGAAGCAAGCCGGCAAACCCGCCCGTTATTTCATGCTGCACAAACCCATCGGCGTAGTTAGCGCCACCGAGCATGAACAACACCGCACGGTGCTGGATTTGCTCGATGAGCCAGACAAATCCGAGCTGCATCTGGCCGGCCGCCTGGATCTGAATACCAGCGGCCTGCTGCTGCTCACCAACGATGGTCAATGGTCACGCCGCCTCACCGAACCGCGCAGCCGCCTGGGCAAGGTCTATCGGGTTGAGACCGAACAGCCGATCACTTCTGAGTACATCGAAGTATTCGCCCGCGGCCTGTACTTCGCCTACGAAGACCTCACCACCCTGCCCGCTGAGCTGGTCATTCTCGATAGCCACAGCGCCCTGCTGACCCTGCATGAAGGCCGTTACCATCAGGTCAAGCGCATGTTTGGCCACTTTCAGAACAAGGTCATCGGCCTGCACCGCCTGAGCATGGGCGCCATCCAACTCGACCCGCAGTTACTCCCAGGACAGTACCGTGCACTTAGCACCACAGAAATCGCCGGCATCTAG
- a CDS encoding IS630 family transposase has product MARPAAPFFLSPSDADMLQGWLRMGSLPQSIGQRARILLLLANGLTPKEISEQLQVSAPVVFKWRKRYQETGLEGLSDLRRSGAPRKLNEAKIKEILTLTTQRVPREATHWSLRLMAKYAGVSIWQVAQVWAAADLKPHRLKTFKISNDPHFADKVVDVVGLYLNPPDNALVLSVDEKTQIQALDRTQPMLPLKPGQIERRTHDYKRHGTASLYAAFDILTGKVIGRITQRHRAKEFLEFLRQIDRSTPAELDLHVILDNSSTHKTAAVREWLEKHPRFKLHFTPTSASWLNAVEGWFAQLERRALYRDAFSSVADLRAAIRRFIEAHNEHSAKPFRWSKTAESIISSVHRAKLAVIRNELLD; this is encoded by the coding sequence ATGGCCCGGCCAGCAGCCCCATTCTTCTTGAGTCCCAGTGATGCCGACATGCTGCAAGGCTGGTTACGCATGGGATCGCTGCCTCAGAGCATCGGCCAGCGGGCCAGAATTCTGTTGCTGCTGGCCAACGGTCTCACGCCCAAGGAGATCAGCGAGCAGCTGCAAGTCTCTGCGCCAGTGGTCTTCAAATGGCGTAAACGCTACCAGGAGACCGGTCTGGAGGGGCTGAGTGACCTGCGGCGCAGTGGAGCGCCTCGCAAGCTCAACGAAGCGAAGATCAAGGAAATCCTGACGCTGACGACCCAGCGAGTCCCGCGCGAAGCTACCCACTGGAGCCTACGGTTGATGGCCAAGTACGCTGGGGTCAGCATCTGGCAGGTCGCACAGGTGTGGGCTGCTGCCGACCTCAAGCCGCACCGGTTGAAAACCTTCAAGATCAGTAACGACCCGCACTTTGCAGACAAAGTGGTCGATGTCGTCGGGCTCTATTTGAATCCGCCCGACAACGCCCTGGTGCTATCTGTTGACGAAAAAACACAGATCCAGGCGCTGGACCGCACACAGCCCATGCTGCCGCTCAAGCCCGGGCAGATTGAGCGGCGGACGCATGACTATAAGCGCCACGGTACGGCCAGTCTGTACGCAGCCTTTGACATCCTGACGGGTAAGGTCATCGGCCGTATCACCCAGCGGCACAGGGCCAAGGAGTTTTTGGAGTTCCTTCGACAGATCGACCGCAGCACCCCCGCCGAGCTGGACCTGCATGTAATTCTGGACAACAGCTCGACTCACAAGACCGCTGCCGTCAGGGAATGGCTGGAGAAGCATCCCCGTTTCAAGCTGCACTTCACACCGACCAGCGCCTCGTGGCTGAACGCCGTGGAGGGCTGGTTTGCGCAACTGGAAAGACGGGCGCTTTATCGTGATGCCTTCAGCAGCGTGGCTGACCTGAGAGCGGCGATACGTCGCTTCATTGAGGCTCATAACGAACATTCGGCTAAGCCGTTCCGCTGGAGCAAAACGGCTGAGTCGATTATCAGCTCCGTGCATCGAGCAAAGCTGGCTGTAATTCGGAATGAGTTATTGGATTAA
- a CDS encoding AAA family ATPase — MEEFPSTLDIQPMPSVGRWAAELTPASSIKPRAIRWLWPQWLAKGKLTVLAGAGGSGKTTLAIGLIATLTNGRHWPDGTGCHKRGNALIWSSEDDPADTLIPRLIAAGADLTRVHIIEGRINAAGEREPFDPATDFDLLREAVERIGGAALLMLDPLVNMVRGDMHKANDVRRSLQVVVDFAETHGCAVLGITHFSKGSNTSNPAERVIGSQAFGALARTVLVAAKSSDSDSRVLARAKSNISDDQGGVGYTIETCLLDEGIETTRVVWGASIEGSAGEILAEVECAGSEDESGDDPAEALRRILRDGPIGGKLAKQLMAENGYTTKQTRTARERLDVVACREGFGKDMTTYWSLP, encoded by the coding sequence GTGGAAGAATTTCCATCTACCCTTGATATCCAGCCCATGCCCAGTGTTGGGCGTTGGGCTGCTGAGTTAACACCTGCCTCGTCTATCAAGCCTCGGGCAATCCGCTGGCTTTGGCCGCAGTGGCTAGCAAAAGGGAAACTGACTGTGCTTGCCGGGGCGGGAGGCTCCGGCAAAACAACATTGGCTATTGGCCTTATCGCGACTCTGACCAATGGCCGACATTGGCCGGACGGGACTGGTTGCCACAAGCGCGGCAATGCACTGATCTGGAGTAGTGAGGATGATCCAGCAGATACCTTAATCCCGCGCCTGATTGCAGCAGGTGCTGACCTCACGCGTGTACACATAATCGAAGGACGAATAAATGCTGCTGGGGAGCGAGAGCCATTCGACCCGGCAACAGATTTTGATCTATTACGAGAGGCTGTAGAGCGTATCGGCGGGGCGGCATTACTGATGCTTGACCCACTGGTCAATATGGTGCGCGGCGATATGCACAAGGCAAACGATGTTCGTCGCTCACTGCAGGTGGTGGTCGACTTTGCCGAGACTCACGGCTGTGCCGTGCTGGGAATTACTCATTTCAGCAAAGGTAGCAATACCTCAAACCCTGCGGAGAGGGTCATTGGCAGCCAGGCATTCGGCGCGCTGGCTCGTACGGTACTTGTCGCAGCAAAGTCGTCGGACTCCGACTCTCGGGTGTTGGCTCGCGCCAAGTCGAATATCAGCGACGACCAAGGAGGCGTTGGTTACACGATTGAGACTTGCTTGCTGGATGAGGGTATTGAGACAACGCGTGTGGTCTGGGGGGCGTCCATAGAGGGAAGTGCCGGCGAAATTCTGGCTGAGGTTGAGTGTGCGGGTAGTGAAGATGAATCGGGTGACGATCCGGCGGAGGCTTTACGCCGGATTCTCCGAGACGGGCCAATAGGCGGAAAGCTGGCGAAGCAGTTGATGGCAGAGAATGGATATACCACCAAGCAAACGCGCACTGCTCGTGAGCGTCTCGACGTGGTTGCCTGTCGCGAAGGTTTTGGTAAAGACATGACTACTTATTGGTCTTTGCCATAG